One stretch of Acidobacteriota bacterium DNA includes these proteins:
- a CDS encoding C69 family dipeptidase codes for MCDTLVALQNHTNDHSVWFAKNSDREPGEAQAIEHHPQTNHASTRKLQCTYIEIPAAEKTNEVLISRPVWMWGAEFGANEYGVTIGNEAVWTKIPTEKIGLTGMDLLRLAIERTVTAREALELITDFIQRYNQGGACGFRNKNFRYHNSFIIADPQEAWVLETAGKFWAAEKVKGIRTISNCLSIGKAFDLIADGAFSYAKQKGWCKSTADFDFAKCFGDPIYRKLSGGVERSSCTFRNLSSVNGLLRREDFFATLRNHNGRAPQNGWRMRMPCAHASIQPTRRAGQTTSSIVSCLNPSQNLHWLTGTSSPCLSVFKPMRLRQGIIQTGKPPQISYDTDSLFWRHERLHRLVLRDYENLKPVFDDARLALEASFTTLPAQAFTPEICAKTWQQHFDNLNDWINQIEKAGIKKQRLSMFQRYWAQQEKLDGMPAT; via the coding sequence ATGTGCGACACCTTAGTAGCTCTGCAAAACCACACGAACGATCATTCGGTATGGTTTGCCAAAAACAGTGACCGCGAACCCGGCGAAGCCCAAGCCATTGAACATCATCCGCAAACCAATCATGCGTCAACGCGAAAACTGCAATGCACTTATATTGAAATTCCCGCGGCTGAAAAAACCAACGAAGTTTTAATCTCTCGTCCGGTGTGGATGTGGGGCGCAGAATTTGGCGCTAATGAATACGGCGTCACCATCGGCAATGAAGCGGTGTGGACGAAAATCCCTACGGAAAAAATCGGTTTAACCGGAATGGATTTGTTGCGGCTGGCAATTGAGCGAACCGTTACGGCGCGCGAGGCATTGGAACTGATTACAGACTTCATTCAACGTTACAATCAAGGTGGGGCATGTGGCTTTCGCAATAAAAATTTTCGCTATCACAATTCATTCATCATTGCCGACCCGCAAGAGGCTTGGGTGCTGGAAACCGCCGGGAAATTTTGGGCAGCCGAAAAAGTCAAAGGAATTCGCACGATTTCCAATTGCCTGTCTATCGGCAAAGCATTTGATTTAATTGCCGATGGCGCGTTTTCTTATGCAAAACAGAAAGGCTGGTGTAAATCGACAGCCGATTTCGATTTTGCCAAATGTTTCGGCGACCCGATATATCGAAAACTATCCGGCGGGGTCGAACGAAGCAGTTGTACTTTTCGCAACCTGTCATCAGTTAATGGATTGCTGAGGCGCGAAGATTTTTTCGCAACCCTTCGCAATCATAATGGTCGCGCGCCGCAAAATGGCTGGCGAATGCGTATGCCTTGCGCTCACGCTTCGATACAACCGACTCGCCGCGCCGGACAAACCACGAGTTCAATCGTCAGTTGTCTGAACCCTTCTCAAAACCTACATTGGCTCACCGGAACATCATCTCCCTGTCTATCGGTTTTTAAACCAATGCGACTCAGACAAGGAATCATTCAAACCGGTAAACCGCCGCAAATTTCTTATGACACCGATAGCCTCTTCTGGCGACACGAACGGTTGCACCGTCTGGTTTTACGAGATTACGAAAATTTAAAACCGGTCTTCGATGACGCAAGATTGGCTCTGGAAGCCAGTTTCACGACATTACCCGCTCAAGCGTTTACGCCGGAAATATGCGCCAAAACCTGGCAACAGCATTTTGATAATCTTAATGATTGGATAAATCAAATTGAAAAGGCAGGAATAAAAAAGCAACGGCTTTCAATGTTTCAAAGATATTGGGCGCAACAGGAAAAATTGGACGGGATGCCTGCAACTTAA
- the ruvB gene encoding Holliday junction branch migration DNA helicase RuvB → MTEENTLNEGRLVSGFSDGGDEQQIELSLRPKWLREYIGQKKAKENLGIFIQAARKRAQALDHVLLYGAPGIGKTTLANIVANEMGSDIKSTSGPVIEKAGDLAAILTNLADNDVLFIDEIHRLNPAIEEILYPAMEDYQLDIIIGQGPSARSIKIDLPKFTLVGATTRAGLLTAPLRARFGIPLHLNFYSDEDIVEIVTRSAEVLEVHIESEGAVEIAKRSRGTPRIANRLLRRVRDIAEVKFEGIITAQVAALALDQMEVDIYGLDEVDCKLLRTIIEKFNGGPVGLGTLSAAINEEKDAIEEIYEPYLIQKGFLDRTPRGRVATKAVYEHFGFPYKSQSESPNQRNLF, encoded by the coding sequence ATGACAGAAGAGAACACCTTGAACGAAGGAAGGTTGGTTTCAGGATTTTCGGATGGTGGCGACGAGCAGCAAATTGAATTAAGCCTCAGACCGAAATGGCTGCGAGAATATATCGGTCAGAAAAAAGCCAAAGAAAATTTAGGGATTTTTATTCAAGCCGCGCGCAAACGCGCTCAGGCACTCGACCACGTTTTGCTTTATGGAGCACCGGGAATCGGAAAAACCACGCTTGCCAATATCGTTGCCAATGAGATGGGCAGCGACATTAAAAGCACCTCCGGGCCGGTTATCGAAAAAGCCGGTGATCTGGCGGCGATTTTAACCAATCTAGCGGATAACGATGTCCTGTTTATTGATGAGATTCACCGGCTCAATCCGGCGATTGAAGAGATACTTTATCCGGCGATGGAAGATTACCAACTCGACATCATTATTGGACAAGGTCCGTCTGCCCGCTCAATTAAAATTGATTTGCCTAAATTTACCCTGGTTGGGGCGACCACGCGAGCAGGATTATTGACCGCACCACTGCGCGCCAGGTTCGGGATTCCGCTGCATCTGAATTTTTATTCAGACGAAGATATTGTTGAGATTGTCACCCGTTCGGCTGAGGTGTTGGAGGTTCACATTGAATCGGAAGGTGCCGTTGAGATTGCCAAACGGTCAAGAGGTACACCGCGAATTGCCAATCGATTATTACGCCGAGTCCGTGATATTGCTGAAGTAAAATTTGAGGGAATTATTACGGCGCAGGTTGCGGCGCTTGCATTGGATCAGATGGAAGTCGATATTTATGGACTCGATGAGGTCGATTGTAAATTGCTTAGAACCATCATAGAAAAATTCAATGGCGGGCCTGTGGGGTTAGGAACGTTATCTGCGGCAATCAACGAAGAGAAGGATGCAATTGAGGAAATCTATGAACCGTATTTGATTCAGAAAGGTTTTCTTGATCGAACGCCGCGCGGACGGGTGGCGACAAAGGCGGTTTATGAGCACTTCGGATTTCCGTATAAATCGCAATCGGAATCCCCAAACCAACGAAATCTTTTTTAA
- the ribD gene encoding bifunctional diaminohydroxyphosphoribosylaminopyrimidine deaminase/5-amino-6-(5-phosphoribosylamino)uracil reductase RibD, with protein sequence MTDINIISDKDIFFMNRALELARQGEGLAFPNPMVGAVLVNGDEIVGEGFHLFSNLKHAEIVAIDNAGSLAKGATLYCSLEPCCHWGRTPPCTDALINAGIARAFIAIIDNDARVSGKGIQQLRDAGIAVHIGICEHEAYELNKTYFISRSESKK encoded by the coding sequence ATGACAGATATAAATATTATTTCAGATAAAGATATATTTTTTATGAATCGAGCGCTTGAACTGGCGCGACAAGGTGAAGGTTTGGCGTTTCCCAACCCGATGGTTGGTGCAGTGCTGGTGAACGGCGATGAAATTGTTGGCGAAGGTTTTCATTTATTCTCCAATTTAAAACATGCCGAAATCGTAGCCATCGATAACGCCGGAAGTCTTGCCAAAGGCGCGACGCTCTATTGCAGCCTTGAACCTTGTTGCCACTGGGGACGAACGCCGCCCTGCACCGATGCTTTGATTAACGCCGGTATCGCTCGCGCCTTCATTGCCATCATTGACAATGATGCACGGGTTTCAGGAAAGGGAATTCAGCAGTTGCGGGATGCGGGAATTGCAGTTCACATCGGCATATGCGAGCACGAAGCCTACGAATTAAATAAAACGTATTTCATCTCAAGAAGTGAGTCGAAAAAATAG
- the rsmA gene encoding 16S rRNA (adenine(1518)-N(6)/adenine(1519)-N(6))-dimethyltransferase RsmA, with product MIKAKKSLGQNFLVDAGISQRIVEQVGATRRDIIIEIGPGEGAITGLLLKTCGYLVAVEIDQRFIQILQSQFRGERFKLVAADALKIAWQQLISEAIDEWKKLNADEKDFPGVRVVANLPYYISTPILERLLNLGNEISDLTLMLQEEVVDRITATPGNKEYGYLTVFVEYHAEATKLFRVSPQSFRPVPGVWSALLHLKIRKQPPVEVQDNARFFALIRAAFAHRRKTILNNLKSAASTLHFHSEILSALKEADIEPQRRAETLSLKDFERLYQALFTTMIRNPS from the coding sequence TTGATTAAAGCGAAGAAAAGTTTAGGGCAAAATTTTCTCGTTGATGCCGGTATCTCTCAACGAATCGTTGAACAGGTTGGTGCGACCCGTCGCGATATTATTATCGAAATCGGCCCCGGAGAAGGCGCGATTACCGGGTTGCTTTTAAAAACCTGTGGCTACCTCGTAGCTGTAGAAATCGACCAACGCTTCATTCAAATCCTGCAATCCCAATTCCGGGGTGAACGATTCAAATTGGTGGCAGCCGATGCTTTGAAAATCGCCTGGCAGCAGTTAATTTCAGAGGCGATTGACGAATGGAAAAAACTGAATGCGGATGAGAAAGATTTTCCTGGAGTTCGGGTGGTTGCGAATTTGCCCTATTACATCTCGACACCGATTCTCGAACGATTGCTGAATCTCGGCAATGAAATTTCGGATTTGACTTTGATGTTACAGGAAGAGGTGGTTGACCGTATCACCGCGACTCCGGGGAATAAGGAATACGGTTATCTTACGGTTTTTGTCGAATATCATGCAGAGGCGACAAAATTATTTCGGGTATCTCCGCAATCCTTTCGTCCGGTTCCCGGTGTCTGGTCGGCGCTCTTACACTTAAAGATTCGCAAACAACCTCCGGTTGAGGTTCAGGATAATGCCAGGTTTTTTGCTCTGATTCGCGCGGCATTCGCTCACCGGCGAAAAACCATTTTGAATAATTTAAAGTCGGCGGCTTCCACTTTACATTTTCATTCGGAAATTCTCAGCGCCTTAAAGGAAGCCGACATTGAACCGCAACGTCGAGCCGAAACTTTATCGCTGAAAGATTTTGAGAGACTGTACCAGGCATTATTCACCACAATGATTAGGAACCCTTCATAA
- the tsaD gene encoding tRNA (adenosine(37)-N6)-threonylcarbamoyltransferase complex transferase subunit TsaD, which translates to MLVLGIESSCDETAAAIVENRTTIKSNIIASQIKTHAPFGGVVPELASREHLKNISHVVSEALRESQVSLSEIDGIAVTRGPGLIGSLLVGVSYAKSLAYVAKKPIVGVNHIEGHIYSVIFENPKIAYPAIALIVSGGHTTLFYIPGEGQYAVLGRTRDDAAGEAYDKVAKLLGLGYPGGPVIDRLAKSGNPEAAELVFSLPRFHTAHLDFSFSGLKTAVLRYVKENAIKPVQSIDEVTPQMLDLIASFQDKVVRSLISRVVEAVRRHQPKSVIMAGGVACNSALRAAIKKAVREIPVYYPSPILTTDNAAMIAAAGYAKLERGENDGLEFHAAATLKIENLILQGYEIPLKVRYKT; encoded by the coding sequence ATGTTAGTTCTTGGTATAGAGAGTTCTTGTGATGAAACTGCCGCGGCAATCGTCGAGAACCGGACAACGATTAAATCGAATATCATCGCATCCCAGATTAAAACTCATGCGCCATTTGGAGGGGTGGTTCCCGAATTGGCATCCCGCGAACATCTGAAAAATATCTCGCATGTGGTTTCCGAAGCGCTTCGGGAATCGCAGGTCTCGTTAAGCGAAATTGATGGTATCGCGGTTACCCGCGGGCCCGGTTTAATCGGTTCCTTACTGGTTGGCGTCAGTTATGCAAAATCGCTGGCGTATGTCGCGAAAAAGCCGATTGTCGGGGTCAACCACATCGAAGGCCATATCTATTCGGTTATTTTTGAAAACCCGAAAATCGCATATCCGGCAATTGCCCTGATTGTCTCAGGCGGGCACACCACGCTTTTCTACATTCCAGGTGAAGGTCAATACGCGGTTCTCGGTCGAACCCGAGATGATGCAGCAGGCGAAGCTTATGATAAGGTGGCGAAGTTGTTGGGACTCGGTTATCCGGGAGGTCCGGTGATTGACCGTCTGGCAAAATCCGGCAATCCTGAAGCCGCAGAACTGGTTTTCTCATTGCCGCGATTTCATACTGCGCATCTTGATTTCAGTTTCAGCGGATTAAAAACCGCCGTGCTTCGTTATGTAAAAGAAAATGCCATCAAGCCGGTTCAATCAATTGATGAAGTAACCCCGCAAATGCTCGATTTAATCGCGAGTTTTCAGGACAAAGTGGTTCGCTCCTTGATTTCAAGAGTTGTGGAAGCCGTTCGTCGCCACCAACCGAAATCCGTCATTATGGCTGGGGGAGTGGCTTGTAATAGCGCGTTAAGAGCGGCAATCAAAAAAGCCGTCCGGGAAATTCCGGTCTATTATCCCAGCCCGATTTTAACCACTGATAATGCCGCAATGATTGCCGCTGCCGGATATGCAAAACTTGAACGAGGCGAAAATGACGGGTTGGAATTTCATGCGGCGGCGACATTGAAAATCGAAAATCTGATTTTGCAAGGCTATGAAATACCTTTAAAAGTCCGATACAAAACTTAA
- a CDS encoding ATP-binding protein, translating to MNTKEADLNDILARLARSTAMSEGKQREALKVITETAAKALEVDRVNVWLFDSSRTKISCIEAYQASNHQHTLGEKLLAKDYPIYFEALRNLRVINVIDAFKDDRTRELKETYLKQHQVTTMLDAPIYIAGEMTGVVCHEHIGRTRDWTREEMSFAGSIADLVSLTLETDRRIQAEQQALVLQAKMLESHRLESLGLLASGVAHDFNNLLLTISTNAELIKRNLFDAVKIQSYIADIALASERASELCNQLLTFSGKAEIHLGSVNLTEVVFETIRLLKVSIPKNIKIETRLDRQIPVVNADAIQIRQIVLNLLTNASEAIGENPGTIRIQTGTAYFDKEILDDAYHNGKIDSGKYVFLEVADSGCGMNSETQKLMLEPFFTTKPTGRGLGMAVTLGIIRKHNGAIKISSDVGKGATIRVLLPLS from the coding sequence ATGAATACCAAAGAAGCAGACCTGAATGACATTCTCGCAAGGCTTGCCCGTTCAACCGCTATGTCGGAAGGTAAACAACGGGAAGCTTTAAAAGTAATCACCGAAACCGCTGCCAAAGCTCTGGAAGTTGATCGGGTCAATGTCTGGCTTTTTGATTCGTCCCGCACCAAAATTTCCTGTATCGAAGCCTATCAGGCAAGCAATCATCAACATACCCTCGGAGAGAAATTGCTGGCAAAAGATTACCCTATCTATTTTGAGGCGCTCAGGAATCTCCGTGTGATTAATGTGATTGATGCATTTAAAGATGACCGTACCAGGGAATTGAAAGAGACCTACCTGAAACAACATCAGGTTACTACGATGCTGGATGCGCCGATTTATATTGCGGGGGAAATGACCGGCGTGGTTTGCCATGAACACATTGGAAGAACCAGAGATTGGACCAGAGAAGAGATGAGTTTTGCCGGTTCGATTGCCGATTTGGTCTCCTTAACTCTCGAAACCGACAGGCGCATCCAGGCTGAACAACAGGCGCTGGTATTACAAGCCAAAATGCTGGAATCCCATCGCCTCGAAAGCCTGGGGTTATTAGCCAGCGGCGTCGCCCACGATTTCAATAACCTCTTACTCACCATCTCGACCAATGCAGAATTGATCAAACGAAATCTCTTCGATGCGGTTAAAATTCAATCCTATATTGCCGATATTGCGCTGGCATCCGAACGCGCTTCGGAATTATGTAATCAGTTATTGACCTTTTCAGGAAAAGCCGAAATCCATTTGGGGTCAGTTAATTTAACCGAGGTGGTTTTTGAAACCATTCGTTTGTTAAAAGTTTCGATTCCGAAAAACATCAAAATAGAAACGAGATTGGACAGACAGATTCCGGTCGTGAACGCCGATGCCATTCAAATTCGCCAGATAGTCTTAAATCTTTTAACCAATGCTTCGGAAGCGATAGGAGAAAACCCTGGAACCATCCGTATTCAAACCGGAACTGCATACTTTGATAAAGAGATTTTGGATGACGCCTATCACAATGGAAAAATTGACAGCGGGAAATATGTTTTTTTGGAGGTAGCTGATTCCGGTTGTGGAATGAACAGCGAAACCCAAAAGCTGATGTTGGAACCCTTCTTTACGACAAAACCAACGGGACGCGGTCTGGGGATGGCAGTTACGCTCGGCATTATTCGCAAACATAACGGTGCCATTAAAATTTCAAGTGATGTCGGAAAGGGTGCAACCATTCGCGTGCTTCTGCCCTTGAGTTAG
- a CDS encoding ribonuclease J has translation MSDSKLEIIPLGGVGHFGMNMMAVRYDSEIIIIDAGMSFPNEDLPGVDIIIPDFTFIDNYLEEISAIILTHGHEDHIGAVPFLLKEIDVPVYGTHFTLALLENKLVEHGLINDTTVHAVEPREKISIGNFEIEWIHVSHSLTSCTAVAITTPVGVIIHSGDFKVDDTPVVGETIDLKRLTTYGDNGVLALFADSTNAERPGRTQSERAVIPALENIFAETDKRIIVSCFTTSVHRIQIILDLAQESGRQVCLLGRSMLRNVDTADSYRQLDVPDGIFISPAEARQMDDDQVVLLTAGCQADPMSAMMRMATDQHKNIAVKPDDMVILSSRIIPGNEAAISRLISHCYKRGAKVIDSSQARVHCSGHGSQEDLQILIAAVRPKFLIPIHGEYRQLYRHKEWAETLGIVEPRNIIIIENGDVLALDETSAKVVAQEPVGRTLIDESYGEVDDLVVRDRRHLSYDGIVVPVVAINPSTSEMESEPEIVTRGFIDAAEEESLLEELKDLIVETVTAASHEERIDPAIIKEKTRIALKRFIQKKTGRRPMILPVVVEV, from the coding sequence ATGAGCGACAGTAAATTAGAAATCATTCCGCTTGGCGGGGTAGGGCATTTTGGAATGAACATGATGGCGGTTCGTTACGACAGCGAAATCATCATCATTGATGCCGGCATGTCGTTTCCAAACGAAGACCTTCCCGGTGTTGACATCATCATTCCCGACTTCACCTTTATTGATAATTATCTCGAAGAAATTTCCGCGATTATCCTGACCCACGGTCACGAAGACCATATCGGCGCGGTTCCGTTTTTACTTAAAGAAATTGATGTGCCGGTTTATGGCACACACTTTACCCTGGCTTTGCTTGAAAACAAACTGGTGGAACACGGGTTGATTAATGACACCACGGTTCATGCAGTCGAACCCCGCGAAAAAATTTCGATTGGCAATTTTGAAATCGAATGGATTCACGTATCCCACAGCCTGACGTCTTGCACAGCGGTTGCCATTACTACACCGGTAGGCGTAATTATTCATTCAGGTGATTTCAAAGTTGATGATACCCCGGTCGTCGGTGAAACCATCGATTTGAAAAGGCTCACCACCTATGGCGATAACGGTGTGCTGGCGCTGTTTGCCGATTCAACCAATGCCGAACGCCCCGGAAGAACGCAATCGGAACGAGCGGTGATTCCGGCTCTGGAAAATATTTTTGCGGAAACCGATAAACGAATCATTGTCAGTTGTTTCACTACATCGGTTCATCGCATTCAAATTATTCTCGATTTAGCGCAGGAATCCGGACGCCAGGTTTGTTTGCTGGGGCGAAGCATGTTGCGGAACGTAGATACTGCCGACAGCTACAGGCAATTGGATGTTCCCGATGGCATTTTCATTTCACCTGCCGAAGCGCGACAAATGGATGACGATCAGGTTGTGTTATTAACCGCCGGTTGTCAGGCTGATCCGATGTCGGCAATGATGCGCATGGCAACCGACCAACATAAAAACATCGCGGTCAAACCGGATGATATGGTGATTTTGTCTTCGCGAATTATTCCCGGAAACGAAGCGGCGATTTCGCGGTTGATTTCACATTGTTATAAACGCGGGGCAAAGGTCATTGATAGTTCGCAAGCCCGCGTACATTGTTCAGGACATGGCAGTCAGGAAGACTTGCAGATTTTGATTGCAGCCGTCCGCCCGAAATTTTTAATTCCGATTCATGGCGAATATCGTCAACTTTATCGCCATAAAGAATGGGCTGAAACACTGGGAATCGTTGAACCGCGCAATATCATTATCATCGAAAACGGAGATGTGTTGGCGCTTGACGAAACCAGCGCCAAGGTTGTCGCGCAAGAACCTGTCGGTCGGACGCTGATTGATGAATCATACGGCGAAGTGGATGATTTGGTGGTACGCGACCGCAGGCATCTTTCTTATGACGGCATTGTCGTGCCGGTTGTCGCGATTAACCCCTCGACCAGCGAAATGGAATCTGAACCCGAAATCGTTACGCGGGGGTTCATTGATGCCGCTGAAGAGGAAAGCTTATTAGAGGAATTGAAAGATTTGATTGTTGAGACCGTAACGGCGGCAAGTCACGAAGAACGCATAGACCCGGCGATTATCAAAGAAAAAACCCGCATTGCCTTGAAACGATTTATCCAAAAGAAGACCGGGCGGCGACCCATGATTCTTCCGGTAGTGGTTGAAGTATAA
- a CDS encoding DUF4112 domain-containing protein — protein sequence MINRENRNDYLYATRENSYEQLNLSSNLSIQERIKSIGLDKITFYLDQFFRIPGTNIRFGLDPIIGFFFPMAGDTVTTLMSIYIVLRSIQFGLPKIVIGRMMFNVALDYLVGSISIFGDLFDFGFKANSKNLKLLERFAKPDARANWTDWLWMFMLIGLLVSAIAFWLWFIFWLFQSVNNSLYG from the coding sequence ATGATTAATCGAGAAAACCGGAACGACTATTTATACGCAACTCGTGAAAACTCTTATGAACAACTTAATCTTTCTTCAAACCTTTCAATTCAGGAAAGAATAAAAAGTATTGGGCTAGACAAAATCACTTTTTACCTCGATCAATTTTTTCGCATACCGGGAACCAATATTCGATTCGGCTTAGACCCAATCATCGGATTTTTCTTCCCAATGGCAGGCGACACAGTGACGACATTGATGTCGATTTATATTGTGCTTCGTTCGATTCAATTCGGGTTGCCTAAAATCGTCATCGGGCGAATGATGTTCAACGTCGCATTGGATTATCTGGTTGGCAGTATTTCGATTTTTGGCGATCTTTTCGACTTTGGGTTCAAAGCCAATAGTAAAAACTTAAAACTGCTTGAACGCTTCGCCAAACCTGATGCGCGCGCCAACTGGACGGATTGGCTCTGGATGTTTATGCTCATTGGTCTTTTGGTAAGCGCGATTGCTTTCTGGTTGTGGTTCATCTTCTGGTTATTTCAATCTGTCAATAATTCTCTATACGGTTAA